The following proteins are encoded in a genomic region of Vanessa tameamea isolate UH-Manoa-2023 chromosome 4, ilVanTame1 primary haplotype, whole genome shotgun sequence:
- the LOC113394801 gene encoding probable phosphorylase b kinase regulatory subunit beta isoform X1, giving the protein MLSIEGTMCFPDMIRQGSIDDINAQQFLKISNYEDTVRQLDIYYAIVKRQLLRFQSPITGLFPVLSSDLHIGSVRDSIYCAAAVWGLYQAYRRIDDDRGKSHELGQSTVKCMRGILECWIKQSARVEAFKTRQSAAHALHVKFHLTTGEPVLSDDQYHHLQIDVISLYLLFLVQMITSGLQIIYTQDEVAFVQNLVYYVERAYRTPDYGMWERGTKYNDGKPEIHASSIGMAKAALEAINGCNLFGDKGASWSVVYVDIDAHNRNRSIFETMLPRESSSKGVDAALLPTISFPAFATHEELLLQLTKNNILNRLQGKYGFKRFSRDGCKCVLEDPNRRYYNEGELKEFEGVESEWPLFYVMMIIDGVFRTLPDQVEEYQKLLKSRIYMDEYGDPVIPWYYYVPKEGIENERSEPYSVRRLPANQPGDEENKDTGGLFLWAQSLFVIAQLLTGGLLHVNELDPIRRYLPSYNRPRRAGRYSAFQAKPAFGIATDLVVQVVLIAESMRLQAMLGTYGIQTQTPHEVEPVQICSSTQLVHVYRELGVCGKLKLTGRPIRPVGSLGTSKIYRVCGMTVLCYPLIFEVSEFYLYRDMALLIDDIKTELQFVGKYWRLSGRPTVCLLVREEHMRDPHFKQMLDLFAMLKKGHCDGVKVRLGRLQNLISSSCIEHLDFMSQGEFPSEMFTQFKQLQHDYIGYQSLTDVPRTLTYREQNLDLQAYSQRSTPDVLDALRTTDNIFAQSQLWGILLEREGPMYEVNGTSTLEALKALYGSAGVLRHWRAVRYCSSLLSHTVDSISPFITTVLVSGKQLTVGVIGRKETVFDKPMTPGEIQSVMYSTIQPYDIIGAVLQQEIVLYCGRLIGTNPDMFRGILKIRVGWVLEAIRIYLDLFPEEKRADATLESLSPFKLRTLLQKVLTVSDWAEEKGLTPLQRRRLEGCLCRVPKHFYVQVWDILLRTPNGIVVEGHAIPAQPTLVNMSRSELSFALLVEEALVRVPSAERRQLCVELLCVLATILRRNPELYLQQALHLDRLLDDADTTYAKDSGLARGSLSAAAPGVSLGYLARAVVNSVLQAAAAPASAAPHDHDSCLVA; this is encoded by the exons ATGCTTTCTATAGAAGGGACTATG tGTTTCCCCGATATGATCCGCCAAGGGAGCATTGATGATATAAATGCACAGCAATTTCTAAAGATTTCCAACTATGAAGATACAGTTAGGCAACTTGATATATACTATGCTATAG tTAAGAGACAGTTATTGAGATTTCAGAGCCCTATAACTGGGCTGTTCCCAGTGTTATCTTCAGATCTACATATTGGAAGTGTAAGGGACAGTATATATTGTGCTGCTGCAGTATGGGGATTGTATCAAGCTTATAG gCGGATTGATGACGACAGAGGAAAGTCCCATGAATTAGGACAGAGCACAGTAAAATGCATGCGTGGCATACTTGAATGTTGGATCAAACAATCAGCACGAGTGGAAGCCTTTAAGACCAGACAGAGTGCAGCACATGCCCTCCATGTTAAATTTCATCTTACTACTGGAGAACCTGTACTAAGTGATGATCAATATCATCACCTACAGATTGATGTGATATCTCTCTATCTGCTTTTTCTTGTTCAAATGATTACATCTGGACTTCAAATTATTTACACACAG GATGAAGTGGCTTTTGTACAAAACTTAGTATACTATGTAGAACGCGCATATCGCACACCCGACTATGGCATGTGGGAGAGAGGAACTAAATACAATGATGGGAAACCAGAGATTCATGCCTCATCTATtg GCATGGCTAAGGCGGCCCTGGAGGCCATCAATGGCTGCAACCTGTTCGGCGACAAGGGTGCGTCGTGGAGCGTGGTGTACGTGGACATCGACGCGCACAACCGCAACCGGAGCATCTTCGAGACCATGCTACCGAGGGAGTCCAGTTCCAAG gggGTCGATGCGGCACTTCTACCAACGATATCTTTTCCCGCATTCGCCACACACGAGGAATTGTTGCTGCAGTTgactaaaaataacatattaaatcgTTTGCAAGGAAAATATGGATTTAAAAGATTTAGCCGAGATGGCTGCAAGTGTGTCCTAGAAGATCCAAATAGGAGATACTATAACGAAGGCGAGTTAAAGGAGTTCGAAGGCGTCGAATCAGAATGGCCTCTATTCTACGTGATGATGATTATCGATGGTGTTTTTCGTACATTACCCGATCAGGTCGAAGAGTACCAGAAACTGTTGAAGTCTCGGATATATATGGATGAGTACGGAG ACCCTGTTATTCCATGGTACTACTACGTTCCGAAGGAGGGAATTGAGAATGAACGTAGTGAACCATACTCCGTACGGCGGCTGCCTGCCA ACCAACCGGGTGACGAAGAGAACAAAG ACACAGGTGGGTTATTTCTCTGGGCGCAGTCGCTATTCGTCATAGCTCAGCTGCTGACTGGGGGCTTGCTGCATGTCAACGAGCTGGACCCCATTAGACGGTACTTGCCCTCGTATAACCGCCCGAGACGCGCCGGACGGTATTCAGCTTTCCAG GCAAAACCGGCATTT GGTATAGCTACGGACCTGGTGGTCCAAGTCGTTCTGATCGCAGAATCGATGCGTCTCCAAGCTATGTTGGGAACGTACGGAATCCAAACGCAGACACCACATGAAGTTGAACCTGTCCAG ATATGCAGTTCTACACAGCTCGTGCATGTGTATAGAGAGCTGGGAGTGTGTGGGAAACTGAAGCTGACGGGTAGACCGATTCGACCAGTTGGCTCGCTCGGCACAAGTAAG ATTTACAGGGTGTGCGGTATGACAGTGCTGTGCTATCCGCTAATATTTGAGGTGTCCGAGTTCTACTTGTATAGGGATATGGCTTTGCTTATAGATGATATAAAGACTGAACTGCAGTTTGTTGGCAA ATATTGGCGTCTGTCGGGGCGTCCCACGGTCTGCCTGCTGGTCCGCGAGGAACACATGAGAGACCCACACTTCAAGCAAATGCTAGACCTTTTCGCGATGCTCAAAAAAGGTCACTGTGACGGAGTCAAAGTCCGCCTCGGAAGGCTTCAGAATCTCATTTCAAGTTCTTGTATTG AACATTTGGATTTCATGAGCCAGGGCGAGTTTCCGTCGGAGATGTTTACGCAGTTCAAGCAGCTGCAACACGACTACATCGGCTACCAGTCGCTCACGGACGTGCCGCGCACGCTCACCTACCGGGAACAGAACCTCGACCTGCAGGCCTACAGCCAGCGATCCACGCCCGACGTGCTGGACGCGCTGCGCACCACCGACAACATCTTCGCGCAGAGCCAGCTCTGGGGCATACTGCTGGAGCGAGAGGGGCCCATGTACGAG GTGAATGGCACGAGCACGCTGGAGGCGCTGAAGGCGCTGTACGGCAGCGCTGGCGTGCTGCGCCACTGGCGCGCCGTGCGCTACTGCTCGTCGCTGCTGAGCCACACCGTTGACTCCATCAGCCCCTTCATCACCACCGTGCTCGTCAGCGGGAAGCAG TTAACCGTCGGCGTGATCGGGCGCAAAGAGACAGTGTTCGACAAGCCTATGACGCCCGGCGAGATCCAGTCAGTTATGTATTCCACGATACAGCCGTATGACATCATTGGTGCTGTACTGCAGCag GAAATAGTTCTCTATTGCGGTCGCCTGATCGGTACCAATCCAGATATGTTCCGCGGAATCCTCAAGATCCGCGTGGGCTGGGTGCTGGAGGCGATACGTATTTATTTGGACTTGTTCCCGGAGGAGAAGCGGGCGGACGCCACGCTCGAGAGCCTTTCGCCCTTCAAACTACGGACATTGCTACAAAAGGTGCTCACCGTGTCCGACTGGGCCGAAGAAAAAGG ATTGACGCCCTTGCAACGAAGAAGATTAGAAGGCTGTCTGTGTCGCGTTCCAAAACATTTTTACGTTCAAGTATGGGATATTCTACTGCGAACGCCCAACGGAATCGTAGTTGAG GGGCACGCGATCCCGGCGCAGCCGACGCTGGTGAACATGTCGCGCTCGGAGCTGTCGTTCGCGCTGCTGGTGGAGGAGGCGCTGGTGCGCGTGCCGTCGGCCGAGCGGCGCCAGCTGTGCGTGGAGCTGCTGTGTGTGCTGGCCACCATCCTGCGGCGCAACCCCGAGCTGTACCTGCAGCAAGCGCTGCACCTCGATCGACTGCTGGACGACGCAGACACCACCTACGCGAAG GACAGCGGGCTGGCGCGCGGCTCGCTGAGCGCGGCGGCGCCGGGCGTGTCGCTCGGCTACCTGGCGCGCGCCGTCGTCAACTCCGTGCTGCaggccgccgccgcgcccgcctccGCCGCCCCGCACGACCACGACTCCTGCCTCGTCGCCTAG
- the LOC113394801 gene encoding probable phosphorylase b kinase regulatory subunit beta isoform X3, which translates to MLSIEGTMCFPDMIRQGSIDDINAQQFLKISNYEDTVRQLDIYYAIVKRQLLRFQSPITGLFPVLSSDLHIGSVRDSIYCAAAVWGLYQAYRRIDDDRGKSHELGQSTVKCMRGILECWIKQSARVEAFKTRQSAAHALHVKFHLTTGEPVLSDDQYHHLQIDVISLYLLFLVQMITSGLQIIYTQDEVAFVQNLVYYVERAYRTPDYGMWERGTKYNDGKPEIHASSIGMAKAALEAINGCNLFGDKGASWSVVYVDIDAHNRNRSIFETMLPRESSSKGVDAALLPTISFPAFATHEELLLQLTKNNILNRLQGKYGFKRFSRDGCKCVLEDPNRRYYNEGELKEFEGVESEWPLFYVMMIIDGVFRTLPDQVEEYQKLLKSRIYMDEYGDPVIPWYYYVPKEGIENERSEPYSVRRLPANTGGLFLWAQSLFVIAQLLTGGLLHVNELDPIRRYLPSYNRPRRAGRYSAFQAKPAFGIATDLVVQVVLIAESMRLQAMLGTYGIQTQTPHEVEPVQICSSTQLVHVYRELGVCGKLKLTGRPIRPVGSLGTSKIYRVCGMTVLCYPLIFEVSEFYLYRDMALLIDDIKTELQFVGKYWRLSGRPTVCLLVREEHMRDPHFKQMLDLFAMLKKGHCDGVKVRLGRLQNLISSSCIEHLDFMSQGEFPSEMFTQFKQLQHDYIGYQSLTDVPRTLTYREQNLDLQAYSQRSTPDVLDALRTTDNIFAQSQLWGILLEREGPMYEVNGTSTLEALKALYGSAGVLRHWRAVRYCSSLLSHTVDSISPFITTVLVSGKQLTVGVIGRKETVFDKPMTPGEIQSVMYSTIQPYDIIGAVLQQEIVLYCGRLIGTNPDMFRGILKIRVGWVLEAIRIYLDLFPEEKRADATLESLSPFKLRTLLQKVLTVSDWAEEKGLTPLQRRRLEGCLCRVPKHFYVQVWDILLRTPNGIVVEGHAIPAQPTLVNMSRSELSFALLVEEALVRVPSAERRQLCVELLCVLATILRRNPELYLQQALHLDRLLDDADTTYAKDSGLARGSLSAAAPGVSLGYLARAVVNSVLQAAAAPASAAPHDHDSCLVA; encoded by the exons ATGCTTTCTATAGAAGGGACTATG tGTTTCCCCGATATGATCCGCCAAGGGAGCATTGATGATATAAATGCACAGCAATTTCTAAAGATTTCCAACTATGAAGATACAGTTAGGCAACTTGATATATACTATGCTATAG tTAAGAGACAGTTATTGAGATTTCAGAGCCCTATAACTGGGCTGTTCCCAGTGTTATCTTCAGATCTACATATTGGAAGTGTAAGGGACAGTATATATTGTGCTGCTGCAGTATGGGGATTGTATCAAGCTTATAG gCGGATTGATGACGACAGAGGAAAGTCCCATGAATTAGGACAGAGCACAGTAAAATGCATGCGTGGCATACTTGAATGTTGGATCAAACAATCAGCACGAGTGGAAGCCTTTAAGACCAGACAGAGTGCAGCACATGCCCTCCATGTTAAATTTCATCTTACTACTGGAGAACCTGTACTAAGTGATGATCAATATCATCACCTACAGATTGATGTGATATCTCTCTATCTGCTTTTTCTTGTTCAAATGATTACATCTGGACTTCAAATTATTTACACACAG GATGAAGTGGCTTTTGTACAAAACTTAGTATACTATGTAGAACGCGCATATCGCACACCCGACTATGGCATGTGGGAGAGAGGAACTAAATACAATGATGGGAAACCAGAGATTCATGCCTCATCTATtg GCATGGCTAAGGCGGCCCTGGAGGCCATCAATGGCTGCAACCTGTTCGGCGACAAGGGTGCGTCGTGGAGCGTGGTGTACGTGGACATCGACGCGCACAACCGCAACCGGAGCATCTTCGAGACCATGCTACCGAGGGAGTCCAGTTCCAAG gggGTCGATGCGGCACTTCTACCAACGATATCTTTTCCCGCATTCGCCACACACGAGGAATTGTTGCTGCAGTTgactaaaaataacatattaaatcgTTTGCAAGGAAAATATGGATTTAAAAGATTTAGCCGAGATGGCTGCAAGTGTGTCCTAGAAGATCCAAATAGGAGATACTATAACGAAGGCGAGTTAAAGGAGTTCGAAGGCGTCGAATCAGAATGGCCTCTATTCTACGTGATGATGATTATCGATGGTGTTTTTCGTACATTACCCGATCAGGTCGAAGAGTACCAGAAACTGTTGAAGTCTCGGATATATATGGATGAGTACGGAG ACCCTGTTATTCCATGGTACTACTACGTTCCGAAGGAGGGAATTGAGAATGAACGTAGTGAACCATACTCCGTACGGCGGCTGCCTGCCA ACACAGGTGGGTTATTTCTCTGGGCGCAGTCGCTATTCGTCATAGCTCAGCTGCTGACTGGGGGCTTGCTGCATGTCAACGAGCTGGACCCCATTAGACGGTACTTGCCCTCGTATAACCGCCCGAGACGCGCCGGACGGTATTCAGCTTTCCAG GCAAAACCGGCATTT GGTATAGCTACGGACCTGGTGGTCCAAGTCGTTCTGATCGCAGAATCGATGCGTCTCCAAGCTATGTTGGGAACGTACGGAATCCAAACGCAGACACCACATGAAGTTGAACCTGTCCAG ATATGCAGTTCTACACAGCTCGTGCATGTGTATAGAGAGCTGGGAGTGTGTGGGAAACTGAAGCTGACGGGTAGACCGATTCGACCAGTTGGCTCGCTCGGCACAAGTAAG ATTTACAGGGTGTGCGGTATGACAGTGCTGTGCTATCCGCTAATATTTGAGGTGTCCGAGTTCTACTTGTATAGGGATATGGCTTTGCTTATAGATGATATAAAGACTGAACTGCAGTTTGTTGGCAA ATATTGGCGTCTGTCGGGGCGTCCCACGGTCTGCCTGCTGGTCCGCGAGGAACACATGAGAGACCCACACTTCAAGCAAATGCTAGACCTTTTCGCGATGCTCAAAAAAGGTCACTGTGACGGAGTCAAAGTCCGCCTCGGAAGGCTTCAGAATCTCATTTCAAGTTCTTGTATTG AACATTTGGATTTCATGAGCCAGGGCGAGTTTCCGTCGGAGATGTTTACGCAGTTCAAGCAGCTGCAACACGACTACATCGGCTACCAGTCGCTCACGGACGTGCCGCGCACGCTCACCTACCGGGAACAGAACCTCGACCTGCAGGCCTACAGCCAGCGATCCACGCCCGACGTGCTGGACGCGCTGCGCACCACCGACAACATCTTCGCGCAGAGCCAGCTCTGGGGCATACTGCTGGAGCGAGAGGGGCCCATGTACGAG GTGAATGGCACGAGCACGCTGGAGGCGCTGAAGGCGCTGTACGGCAGCGCTGGCGTGCTGCGCCACTGGCGCGCCGTGCGCTACTGCTCGTCGCTGCTGAGCCACACCGTTGACTCCATCAGCCCCTTCATCACCACCGTGCTCGTCAGCGGGAAGCAG TTAACCGTCGGCGTGATCGGGCGCAAAGAGACAGTGTTCGACAAGCCTATGACGCCCGGCGAGATCCAGTCAGTTATGTATTCCACGATACAGCCGTATGACATCATTGGTGCTGTACTGCAGCag GAAATAGTTCTCTATTGCGGTCGCCTGATCGGTACCAATCCAGATATGTTCCGCGGAATCCTCAAGATCCGCGTGGGCTGGGTGCTGGAGGCGATACGTATTTATTTGGACTTGTTCCCGGAGGAGAAGCGGGCGGACGCCACGCTCGAGAGCCTTTCGCCCTTCAAACTACGGACATTGCTACAAAAGGTGCTCACCGTGTCCGACTGGGCCGAAGAAAAAGG ATTGACGCCCTTGCAACGAAGAAGATTAGAAGGCTGTCTGTGTCGCGTTCCAAAACATTTTTACGTTCAAGTATGGGATATTCTACTGCGAACGCCCAACGGAATCGTAGTTGAG GGGCACGCGATCCCGGCGCAGCCGACGCTGGTGAACATGTCGCGCTCGGAGCTGTCGTTCGCGCTGCTGGTGGAGGAGGCGCTGGTGCGCGTGCCGTCGGCCGAGCGGCGCCAGCTGTGCGTGGAGCTGCTGTGTGTGCTGGCCACCATCCTGCGGCGCAACCCCGAGCTGTACCTGCAGCAAGCGCTGCACCTCGATCGACTGCTGGACGACGCAGACACCACCTACGCGAAG GACAGCGGGCTGGCGCGCGGCTCGCTGAGCGCGGCGGCGCCGGGCGTGTCGCTCGGCTACCTGGCGCGCGCCGTCGTCAACTCCGTGCTGCaggccgccgccgcgcccgcctccGCCGCCCCGCACGACCACGACTCCTGCCTCGTCGCCTAG